From a region of the Polynucleobacter corsicus genome:
- a CDS encoding MFS transporter: MPGGKKEHFFLLSLAGIQFTHILDFMIMMPLGPEFIRELNINTHEFGLLLSSYTFAAALAGVFATYFVDRFERRVLLLSLYACFIIATLVCGLAPDYHSLFIARAFAGAFGGILSSLVQTIVADSIPFERRGKALGTVMSAFSVSTVAGVPLSLLLANNIPYLGWRAPFFFIALISTLILYLGYRNIPRISGHLQHTHEGSRLSQIWNIFVAHQHLRAFFFMALIMLTGFSVIPYIALYLTSNVGVENSYISLIYLCGGIATLMSSRLIGHMADRYGKTRVFRVLAVISLVPLLVTTNLIPVPLWVVLINSTAFFVLISGRMIPAMAIASQMVEAKIRGTFMSLVGSVQMLASGLASVLAGMVVTIGTDGKMEHYNLVGYGAALCGLLTFCLVGYIHTDKQAQ, from the coding sequence ATGCCAGGCGGCAAAAAGGAACACTTTTTCTTACTCTCCTTAGCTGGAATTCAGTTCACTCATATCCTAGATTTCATGATCATGATGCCTTTGGGTCCAGAATTTATTCGTGAGCTCAACATCAATACCCATGAGTTCGGCCTACTACTTTCTTCTTACACTTTCGCCGCTGCACTTGCCGGTGTATTTGCTACCTACTTTGTAGATCGCTTTGAGAGGCGGGTGCTGCTTCTGAGTTTGTATGCCTGTTTCATTATTGCCACCTTAGTCTGTGGTTTAGCCCCAGACTACCATTCCCTTTTTATTGCTCGGGCATTTGCAGGTGCATTTGGCGGTATTCTGAGCTCACTAGTTCAAACCATCGTTGCGGACTCGATTCCGTTTGAGCGCAGAGGCAAAGCTTTGGGTACAGTGATGTCTGCTTTCTCGGTATCGACAGTGGCGGGGGTCCCCCTCAGTCTATTGTTAGCTAACAACATTCCATACTTAGGTTGGCGTGCGCCATTCTTTTTTATTGCCTTGATTTCTACTCTCATTTTGTATTTGGGTTATCGCAATATTCCCAGGATCTCTGGTCACTTACAGCACACTCACGAGGGAAGTCGCCTTAGTCAAATCTGGAATATCTTTGTCGCTCACCAGCATCTACGCGCATTCTTTTTCATGGCGCTCATTATGCTAACTGGATTTTCTGTCATTCCCTATATTGCCCTCTATCTCACCTCGAACGTAGGCGTTGAAAACTCCTATATTTCTTTGATTTATCTTTGCGGTGGTATTGCTACGCTAATGAGCTCTCGTCTGATTGGTCATATGGCTGATCGTTATGGCAAGACTAGAGTATTTAGAGTGCTTGCAGTAATTAGTCTAGTTCCATTGCTAGTGACGACTAATCTGATACCGGTACCGCTTTGGGTGGTATTGATTAACTCCACTGCATTTTTCGTCTTGATCTCCGGGCGCATGATTCCGGCGATGGCAATTGCCAGTCAAATGGTGGAGGCGAAAATTCGGGGTACCTTTATGAGCTTGGTAGGCTCAGTGCAAATGTTAGCATCGGGCCTTGCCTCAGTGCTTGCTGGTATGGTGGTGACTATTGGTACAGATGGAAAAATGGAGCACTACAACCTGGTTGGTTATG
- a CDS encoding malate synthase G: MTARTQCNSLQVATPLYRFIEDQVLPGTGIKSADFWKGFDEIVKDLSPKNEALLAKRDRLQLDLDKWHQANPGPIKDMPTYRKYLKEIGYIDDVPAKVLATTQNVDDELALQAGPQLVVPVLNARYALNAANARWGSLYDALYGTDVISEEGGATKAGAYNPIRGAKVVAYARQFLDQAAPLAKASHTDVVAYAVVDKKLSVKLKDGSTTGLTDEKQFVGYQGDASAPSSVLLRNHGIHIDIQIDKTKTIGASDLAGVNDVVLEAALSTILDLEDSVAVVDGDDKVLAYENWLGILKGTLVEEVSKGGKTFTRTLNPDRKYTAGIGAVNPKDGVVTLNGRSLLFLRNVGHLMTNPAIITGEGKEIYEGILDAVVTVLIALYDINRPATQAIGNTRKGSVYIVKPKMHSAEEVAFAGELFGRVEKLLGLPENTVKLGIMDEERRMSVNIKAAIAAASARVAFINTGFLDRTGDEMHTGMYGGAMVRKGRMKIAKWFGAYERRNVLAGLDCGLRGRAQIGKGMWPAPDLMKEMVEQKAAHPQAGANTAWVPSPTAATLHAIHYHQVDVAKIQEDMEKQDTAAEYEALTDDLLTVPIALFPDWTKEEIREALNNNCQGILGYVVRWIDQGVGCSKVPDIYNVGLMEDRATLRISSQHIANWLLHKYVSKAEVEEAMQRMATIVDSQNAGDPLYKPMMPNYQDSDAFQAASDLIFKGLEQPNGYTEPLLHAWRLKVKQAQAK; this comes from the coding sequence ATGACAGCACGTACACAATGTAATAGCCTTCAAGTAGCTACACCGCTTTACCGTTTTATTGAAGATCAAGTTTTGCCTGGCACAGGAATTAAAAGCGCGGACTTTTGGAAAGGTTTTGACGAGATCGTTAAAGATCTGAGCCCAAAGAATGAAGCATTACTAGCTAAGCGTGATCGCTTGCAATTGGATTTGGATAAATGGCATCAAGCCAATCCTGGCCCAATCAAAGATATGCCTACTTACCGCAAGTACTTGAAAGAAATTGGTTACATCGACGATGTGCCTGCCAAAGTTTTGGCTACTACTCAGAATGTGGATGACGAATTGGCTCTTCAAGCCGGTCCTCAACTGGTTGTTCCAGTGCTCAATGCGCGCTATGCCTTAAATGCTGCAAATGCACGTTGGGGCTCTTTGTATGATGCCCTGTACGGCACAGATGTTATCTCTGAAGAAGGTGGCGCTACCAAGGCGGGAGCCTACAACCCGATTCGTGGTGCCAAGGTAGTTGCCTACGCACGCCAGTTTTTAGATCAAGCTGCTCCTTTGGCCAAAGCCTCTCACACCGATGTAGTTGCGTATGCCGTTGTGGATAAAAAACTGTCCGTGAAATTAAAAGACGGCAGCACAACAGGTTTGACTGATGAGAAACAGTTTGTTGGTTACCAAGGCGATGCCTCTGCACCATCATCTGTTTTATTGCGTAATCATGGCATTCATATTGATATTCAAATTGATAAGACAAAAACCATTGGTGCTTCTGATTTAGCGGGCGTAAATGATGTGGTGCTTGAAGCTGCACTCTCAACCATTTTGGACCTAGAAGACTCAGTAGCAGTGGTTGACGGCGATGACAAAGTGCTTGCTTATGAGAATTGGTTGGGTATTCTTAAGGGCACATTGGTTGAAGAAGTTAGTAAAGGCGGCAAGACTTTTACCCGTACACTCAATCCAGATCGCAAATACACAGCCGGTATTGGCGCTGTCAATCCGAAAGATGGCGTTGTCACTTTGAATGGCCGATCACTCTTGTTTTTGCGTAACGTTGGTCACTTGATGACTAACCCCGCCATTATTACTGGTGAAGGTAAGGAAATCTACGAAGGCATCTTAGACGCAGTCGTGACTGTGTTGATTGCTTTGTATGACATTAATCGCCCAGCGACTCAGGCTATTGGTAATACACGTAAAGGCTCGGTCTATATCGTTAAGCCAAAAATGCACAGCGCTGAAGAAGTGGCATTTGCTGGCGAACTCTTTGGCCGGGTCGAGAAATTACTTGGCTTGCCTGAGAACACAGTCAAATTAGGCATCATGGACGAAGAACGCCGTATGAGCGTCAACATTAAAGCTGCCATTGCTGCAGCTAGTGCTCGTGTTGCCTTTATTAATACTGGATTCTTAGACCGTACCGGTGATGAGATGCATACCGGGATGTATGGCGGCGCCATGGTTCGTAAAGGTAGGATGAAGATTGCTAAATGGTTTGGAGCTTACGAGCGCCGCAACGTATTGGCAGGCTTAGATTGTGGCCTACGTGGTCGCGCACAAATTGGTAAAGGTATGTGGCCTGCGCCAGATCTCATGAAAGAAATGGTTGAGCAAAAAGCCGCACACCCTCAGGCTGGAGCCAATACTGCTTGGGTGCCATCGCCTACTGCTGCCACCTTGCATGCGATTCACTATCATCAGGTCGATGTAGCAAAGATCCAAGAGGATATGGAGAAGCAGGACACTGCAGCCGAGTATGAGGCCTTAACTGATGATCTCTTGACTGTGCCAATTGCGCTATTTCCTGATTGGACTAAAGAGGAAATTCGCGAAGCCCTCAATAATAATTGCCAAGGTATTTTGGGTTATGTTGTGCGCTGGATTGACCAAGGCGTTGGTTGCTCTAAGGTGCCTGATATTTACAATGTGGGCTTAATGGAAGATCGTGCAACATTGCGGATTTCTAGTCAGCACATTGCTAACTGGTTACTGCATAAGTATGTAAGCAAAGCCGAAGTAGAGGAAGCTATGCAACGAATGGCCACTATCGTGGATAGTCAAAATGCTGGCGATCCCTTGTATAAGCCAATGATGCCAAACTATCAGGATTCAGATGCTTTTCAAGCTGCAAGCGATCTGATCTTTAAGGGTCTTGAGCAGCCAAACGGGTATACCGAACCATTGCTGCATGCTTGGCGTTTGAAGGTCAAGCAGGCGCAAGCAAAGTAA
- a CDS encoding adenylosuccinate synthase, with product MSLKQQAHGRNVVVIGTQWGDEGKGKVVDWLTDHAQAVVRFQGGHNAGHTLIIGGKKTILRLIPSGIMHKNVICYIGNGVVLSPEALFKEIGELEAAGLDVQSRLKISEATTLILPYHVAIDHAREKKRGHAKIGTTGRGIGPAYEDKVARRALRVQDLFYPEKFAAQLRENLEYHNFMLTNYYGAEPVDFQKTLEEAMSYAGRIKPMVVDVSSALYAAEQAGQNLLFEGAQGTLLDIDHGTYPYVTSSNCVAGNAAAGSGVGPDSLQYILGITKAYCTRVGAGPFPSELYDFDNPAKQDPVGIRLAEVGKEFGSVTGRPRRTGWLDAAALKRSIQINGLSGLCITKLDVLDGFETIRLCVGYTLDGQKLDVLPRGAEAVAHCEPIYEDFPGWKGTTFGIREWDKLPIEAQKFLRRIEEVAGKPIAMVSTGPDRDETILLQHPFKG from the coding sequence ATGTCTTTAAAGCAACAAGCTCATGGTCGTAACGTCGTTGTCATTGGTACCCAGTGGGGTGACGAGGGCAAGGGCAAAGTAGTGGATTGGTTGACAGACCATGCGCAAGCAGTCGTACGTTTTCAGGGTGGACATAACGCTGGCCATACGCTGATCATTGGCGGTAAAAAAACGATTTTGCGTTTGATCCCCTCTGGAATCATGCATAAGAACGTGATTTGCTACATTGGTAATGGTGTTGTGCTTTCTCCAGAAGCACTCTTTAAAGAAATTGGTGAGTTAGAGGCTGCAGGCTTGGATGTTCAATCCCGTTTGAAGATTTCTGAAGCAACCACCTTGATTTTGCCGTATCACGTAGCCATCGATCATGCCCGTGAGAAAAAACGTGGCCATGCCAAGATTGGCACTACTGGCCGCGGTATCGGACCAGCATACGAAGATAAGGTAGCCCGACGCGCCCTACGTGTTCAGGATTTGTTTTATCCGGAAAAGTTTGCCGCGCAATTGCGTGAGAACTTGGAATATCACAACTTTATGCTCACAAATTACTATGGGGCCGAGCCAGTTGATTTTCAAAAGACATTAGAAGAAGCCATGTCTTATGCAGGGCGCATCAAGCCGATGGTGGTCGATGTCTCTAGCGCTTTATATGCAGCAGAGCAAGCTGGTCAAAATTTATTATTCGAAGGTGCGCAAGGTACTTTGCTGGACATTGATCATGGCACCTATCCGTACGTGACTTCCAGCAACTGTGTGGCTGGTAATGCTGCCGCTGGATCTGGCGTTGGTCCGGATTCACTGCAATATATCTTGGGCATTACCAAGGCTTATTGCACGCGTGTTGGTGCTGGTCCGTTCCCAAGTGAGTTATACGACTTTGATAATCCAGCCAAGCAAGATCCTGTTGGTATTCGTTTGGCTGAAGTGGGTAAAGAGTTTGGTTCCGTCACGGGCCGTCCGCGCCGCACTGGTTGGTTAGATGCTGCTGCACTAAAGCGTTCAATTCAGATCAATGGTTTGTCTGGCCTTTGCATTACTAAGCTGGACGTATTGGATGGGTTTGAGACTATTCGTCTTTGTGTGGGCTACACCCTTGACGGTCAAAAATTAGATGTATTACCGCGCGGCGCTGAAGCTGTGGCGCATTGCGAACCAATTTATGAGGATTTCCCGGGTTGGAAGGGAACTACTTTTGGTATTCGTGAATGGGACAAACTCCCAATAGAGGCACAGAAGTTCCTGCGTCGTATCGAAGAAGTTGCAGGAAAGCCGATCGCCATGGTCTCAACGGGACCTGATCGCGATGAAACAATTCTTCTACAACATCCATTCAAAGGTTAA
- a CDS encoding ATP phosphoribosyltransferase regulatory subunit codes for MNRWLLPEDIADVLPAEARKVETLRRAILDLYQSYGYELVAPPILEFLDSLLTGTGSDLNLQTFKLVDQLSGRTLGLRADMTPQVARIDAHLLNRKGVTRLCYAGSVAHARTPVGSSAREELQLGAEIYGCATWEADFEAISLLLKTLSVAGLNKVYLDLSHAGVLEGILDGQVKEKADVEALYSLLQSKDRPRLAIWSKCLPAESAQALMALTELNGPCAQVLAGARKSLPKHPLIDEALSQLEKLAAATDALPGNVELSMDLADLRGYQYHSGVMFAAYVDQLPQPIARGGRYDHVGQAFGRSRPATGFSMDLLTLANLAPVAQRMPAIVAPWTLDADLAAKITELRDAGEVVIQAPSGDAVETAEYLCDRELVKQGSSWVVKKK; via the coding sequence ATGAATCGCTGGTTACTTCCTGAAGATATTGCTGATGTTTTGCCAGCCGAGGCTCGTAAGGTAGAGACTCTGCGTCGCGCTATTCTCGATTTGTATCAGTCCTATGGCTATGAACTGGTTGCTCCTCCTATATTGGAGTTCCTAGATTCTTTGCTGACTGGCACTGGTTCAGATCTGAATTTACAAACATTTAAGTTGGTTGATCAGTTGTCTGGGAGAACATTAGGCCTGCGCGCTGACATGACTCCGCAAGTTGCTCGCATTGATGCGCACTTACTCAACCGTAAAGGCGTAACCCGCCTTTGCTATGCAGGATCAGTTGCCCATGCACGCACACCAGTAGGCAGCTCTGCTCGTGAAGAATTACAACTTGGCGCAGAGATTTATGGATGCGCTACTTGGGAAGCGGATTTTGAGGCGATCTCCTTATTACTAAAAACCTTGAGTGTTGCTGGGCTGAATAAGGTCTACCTCGATCTCTCGCATGCAGGCGTGCTCGAGGGAATTCTGGATGGGCAAGTTAAAGAGAAGGCTGATGTCGAGGCACTGTATAGCTTATTGCAAAGCAAAGATCGCCCACGCTTAGCGATTTGGTCTAAATGCTTACCGGCCGAGTCTGCGCAAGCCTTAATGGCTCTTACTGAATTAAATGGCCCTTGTGCGCAAGTATTGGCTGGTGCTAGAAAGTCTTTACCGAAACATCCATTAATTGATGAGGCCTTGTCTCAACTAGAAAAATTGGCCGCAGCAACTGATGCACTTCCAGGCAATGTTGAGCTCAGCATGGATCTGGCGGATCTGCGTGGATATCAATATCACAGCGGTGTGATGTTCGCTGCTTATGTTGATCAGTTGCCACAGCCAATTGCGAGAGGCGGCAGATACGACCATGTTGGTCAAGCATTTGGACGCTCCCGTCCTGCTACTGGCTTTTCAATGGATTTATTGACCCTGGCTAACCTGGCACCTGTAGCGCAAAGAATGCCCGCCATCGTAGCGCCTTGGACTTTAGATGCTGACCTAGCTGCCAAGATTACCGAATTGCGCGATGCTGGTGAAGTAGTCATCCAGGCTCCTAGTGGCGATGCTGTAGAAACTGCTGAATATCTTTGTGATCGTGAGCTAGTAAAGCAAGGCAGCTCATGGGTAGTAAAAAAGAAGTAA
- the hflC gene encoding protease modulator HflC has protein sequence MNANRLLAAIAGLIGLFYILTSSIFVVDQRNYAVVFSFGQIVRVIEQPGLQVKLPAPFENVRFFDRRILTIDTPEAERFITSEKKNLLVDSYVKWRIVDPRKFFVSFKGDERLAQDRLTQLVRSALNEEFTKRTVREIISDQREQVMQGIRKKVADDASDIGVEIVDVRLKRVDLLAEISDSVYRRMEAERKRVANELRSTGAAESDKIRANAERQRDTILAEAYREAQKIKGSGDAKATALYADAFGRDPQFAQFYQSLQAYRSSFKDKKDVIVVEPNGEFFKFMHKKN, from the coding sequence ATGAATGCAAATCGTCTCTTAGCTGCTATAGCTGGCCTGATTGGTCTTTTCTATATTCTGACTTCAAGTATTTTTGTAGTCGATCAGCGTAACTACGCCGTGGTATTTTCATTCGGGCAAATTGTGCGCGTGATTGAGCAGCCTGGATTACAGGTGAAGCTGCCAGCACCTTTTGAAAATGTCCGTTTCTTTGATCGTCGTATTTTGACTATTGATACACCAGAAGCCGAGCGCTTTATTACCTCTGAGAAGAAAAATCTCTTGGTGGATTCTTATGTGAAGTGGCGTATTGTCGATCCCCGTAAGTTCTTTGTCAGCTTTAAAGGCGATGAACGCTTGGCACAAGATCGCTTAACTCAGTTAGTGCGCTCTGCCTTGAATGAAGAGTTCACCAAACGCACAGTCAGAGAGATCATTTCTGATCAACGTGAGCAAGTGATGCAGGGTATTCGTAAAAAAGTAGCCGATGATGCATCGGATATTGGTGTTGAAATCGTCGACGTTCGCCTCAAGCGGGTTGATCTACTAGCTGAAATTAGTGACTCCGTTTACCGGCGCATGGAAGCAGAGCGTAAACGCGTTGCTAATGAGTTGCGCTCCACAGGTGCTGCAGAGTCCGACAAGATTCGAGCTAATGCAGAGCGTCAGCGTGACACGATCTTGGCTGAAGCCTATCGTGAAGCGCAGAAAATAAAAGGTTCTGGCGATGCAAAGGCCACTGCTTTATATGCCGATGCTTTTGGGCGTGATCCTCAGTTCGCCCAGTTCTACCAAAGTCTTCAGGCCTACCGAAGCTCCTTTAAAGATAAGAAAGATGTCATAGTTGTTGAGCCTAATGGCGAGTTCTTTAAGTTCATGCACAAAAAAAATTAA
- the hflK gene encoding FtsH protease activity modulator HflK, whose translation MRKFLELFSVNDPGWGNSAPGNGSKHNKDGQGSDQAPKVDPANPGSDKPVETPPQNQPARPNGPPDLDELWRDFNDRLSGIFGGKKKPGASSSAPANKPNSTDIPPPSQRGNGGGNGGGGFTAPNFNFTNPFGSKVTVIMAAGGVVLLWIFSGFYIIQEGQSGVVTTFGKYAYTAGPGINWRMPWPVQAEQVVNVSGVRSVEVGRSILIKATNQKDTSMLTEDENIIDVRFAVQYRLKDPTDYLFNNRDPDTTVVQAAETAVREIVARSKMDTVLYEGREKIAIDLASSIQKILDSYKTGIYVTSVTVQNVQPPEQVQASFDDAVKAGQDQERLKSEGQAYANDIIPRAKGTADRLIQEAEGYKARVVATAEGDANRFKQVQTEYAKAPGVTRDRMYIDSMREMYNNVSKVLVDTTKSNSMLYLPLDKIIAQVSAESTQVATGQAPASTPTGSVTVGGATGNPAAPFSNNTTSPSPSNTSGAGASEKRDGLRNRDRGDAR comes from the coding sequence ATGCGTAAATTTCTCGAACTGTTTTCGGTCAATGATCCAGGCTGGGGTAACAGTGCCCCAGGTAACGGATCTAAACACAACAAAGATGGTCAGGGTTCTGATCAGGCTCCAAAAGTAGACCCCGCTAATCCAGGGTCGGATAAGCCTGTTGAAACCCCACCGCAAAATCAGCCCGCACGACCCAATGGTCCACCAGACCTTGATGAGTTGTGGCGCGACTTTAATGATCGCTTGAGCGGTATTTTTGGCGGTAAGAAAAAGCCAGGCGCCTCATCAAGCGCGCCAGCGAACAAGCCGAACAGTACTGATATTCCCCCACCATCGCAGCGCGGTAATGGTGGTGGTAATGGCGGCGGTGGCTTTACTGCACCTAACTTCAATTTCACAAACCCCTTTGGCTCCAAAGTCACGGTGATCATGGCTGCAGGCGGTGTAGTGTTGCTGTGGATTTTTAGTGGGTTCTACATCATTCAAGAAGGTCAGTCGGGCGTGGTTACTACGTTTGGTAAGTATGCTTACACCGCAGGCCCAGGTATTAACTGGCGCATGCCTTGGCCTGTTCAGGCTGAGCAAGTTGTTAACGTCTCTGGAGTTCGTTCCGTTGAGGTTGGTCGCTCTATTTTGATTAAAGCAACCAATCAAAAAGACACTTCCATGCTCACGGAAGATGAAAATATTATTGATGTACGTTTTGCAGTTCAGTACCGTTTAAAAGATCCAACCGATTATTTATTTAACAATCGCGATCCCGATACCACTGTGGTGCAAGCTGCAGAAACTGCAGTGCGTGAAATTGTGGCGCGTAGCAAGATGGATACCGTTTTGTATGAAGGTCGTGAAAAGATCGCCATTGATCTTGCTAGCTCAATACAGAAAATTCTAGATAGCTATAAAACTGGTATCTACGTCACGAGCGTGACTGTTCAAAACGTTCAGCCACCTGAGCAAGTGCAAGCTTCATTTGATGATGCTGTTAAGGCTGGCCAAGACCAGGAGCGCCTCAAGAGTGAAGGTCAAGCATATGCGAATGACATCATTCCACGTGCAAAGGGTACGGCTGATCGACTCATTCAAGAGGCTGAAGGATATAAGGCTAGGGTGGTTGCAACCGCAGAGGGTGATGCAAATCGCTTCAAGCAAGTCCAGACTGAATATGCAAAAGCACCCGGCGTGACTCGTGATCGTATGTACATTGATAGCATGCGCGAGATGTATAACAACGTGTCTAAAGTTTTGGTAGACACTACCAAGAGTAATAGCATGCTGTATTTACCTCTCGATAAAATCATTGCACAAGTCAGCGCAGAAAGTACCCAAGTTGCTACTGGTCAGGCGCCAGCTTCAACACCTACTGGGTCTGTGACAGTGGGAGGCGCGACAGGTAATCCAGCAGCTCCATTTAGCAACAATACAACTAGCCCAAGCCCTAGCAATACCTCAGGTGCTGGTGCTTCCGAAAAACGCGACGGCCTAAGAAACCGCGATAGAGGGGATGCAAGATAA
- the hflX gene encoding GTPase HflX encodes MFKTGVDAARAVLVGVDTGREDFADSMAELSLLAQSAGSVPITSVIARKGKTDPALFIGSGKANEVKKAMEEQGAELVIFNHPLSPTQQRNLERHIGFHVMDRTGLILDIFSQRAQSHIGKTQVELAQVRYRMSRLVRAWSHLERQRGGIGVRGGPGETQMELDRRMLATKAKRLEAELEKLQRQQRTQRRARNRRDVFSVSLVGYTNAGKSTLFNSLTKAGTYAADQLFATLDTTSRKVHLDGVGSIVVSDTVGFIRELPHQLVEAFRATLDETIHADLILHVIDACSPVAREQKAEVEAVLREIGADDIPRIEIMNKIDQMPQTFTEGAVLVRDSEGIPSQVFLSAKTGLGLDLLRSALAECSQMTDRIRVEQNRAKVQMDPGEFLAPLPERPETSEFNPIPNRKYSPNDA; translated from the coding sequence CTGTTTAAAACCGGTGTAGATGCGGCGCGTGCCGTTTTAGTTGGTGTCGATACAGGCCGCGAAGATTTTGCGGACAGCATGGCAGAGCTCAGCCTGCTTGCACAGAGTGCTGGCTCTGTACCCATCACCAGCGTGATTGCCCGTAAGGGTAAGACGGATCCTGCTTTATTTATTGGTTCAGGTAAGGCGAACGAAGTTAAAAAAGCGATGGAAGAGCAAGGTGCCGAATTAGTCATCTTTAACCATCCGCTATCCCCGACTCAGCAACGCAATTTAGAGCGTCATATTGGTTTTCATGTGATGGATCGTACTGGTCTGATTTTGGATATCTTTAGCCAAAGAGCACAAAGTCATATTGGTAAAACGCAGGTTGAGTTAGCCCAGGTTCGCTACCGGATGTCTAGACTAGTGCGTGCTTGGAGTCACTTGGAGCGTCAACGCGGTGGTATTGGCGTACGTGGCGGCCCTGGTGAAACCCAGATGGAGCTCGATCGGCGGATGCTAGCAACCAAAGCTAAGCGTCTAGAGGCTGAGCTTGAGAAGCTTCAGCGTCAGCAAAGAACCCAAAGAAGGGCCCGTAACCGCAGGGACGTTTTTTCAGTTTCGCTGGTCGGCTACACCAATGCTGGTAAATCCACTTTGTTTAATTCCCTTACAAAAGCAGGGACTTATGCGGCAGATCAGTTATTTGCAACCCTAGATACGACCTCCCGTAAAGTCCATTTAGACGGTGTGGGTTCAATTGTGGTTTCTGACACAGTAGGCTTTATCCGTGAGTTACCACACCAGCTGGTAGAGGCCTTCAGAGCCACCTTGGATGAGACCATTCATGCAGATCTGATTCTGCACGTGATTGACGCCTGTAGCCCGGTCGCTCGGGAGCAAAAGGCTGAAGTAGAGGCTGTTTTACGTGAAATTGGGGCGGATGACATCCCCCGTATCGAGATCATGAATAAGATTGACCAGATGCCCCAGACCTTTACGGAAGGGGCTGTCCTAGTGCGCGATTCTGAGGGCATTCCGAGTCAGGTTTTCCTCTCCGCCAAGACAGGCCTAGGCCTTGATTTATTGCGATCGGCCCTTGCCGAATGCTCTCAAATGACTGATAGAATAAGGGTCGAGCAGAATCGCGCTAAAGTTCAAATGGACCCAGGCGAGTTTTTAGCTCCTTTACCAGAACGACCAGAAACTTCCGAATTTAATCCGATTCCTAACCGTAAGTACTCACCAAACGATGCGTAA
- the hfq gene encoding RNA chaperone Hfq codes for MNNSKIQLLQDPFLNALRKEHVPVSIYLVNGIKLQGNIESFDQYVVLLRNTVTQMVYKHAISTIVPARAVEFRTEEVSSV; via the coding sequence ATGAATAACAGCAAAATCCAATTACTACAGGATCCCTTCCTCAATGCCCTGCGCAAAGAGCATGTTCCTGTCTCCATCTACCTTGTTAACGGTATTAAGCTGCAAGGCAATATTGAATCGTTCGATCAATATGTTGTTCTCTTGCGTAACACCGTAACTCAGATGGTCTACAAGCACGCTATTTCTACAATTGTCCCTGCTCGTGCAGTGGAGTTCCGCACGGAAGAAGTTAGCTCTGTTTAA